A part of Prolixibacteraceae bacterium genomic DNA contains:
- the rplS gene encoding 50S ribosomal protein L19: MDLMKVALDAIKAEGKEQELSFGAGDTVTINYRIVEGSKERIQKFRGVVIQVKGQSGQEMFTVRKMSGNVGVERIFPINSPFIDEIEVNRRGKVRRARIYYFRNLTGKKAKIKERKF; this comes from the coding sequence ATGGATTTAATGAAGGTTGCGTTAGACGCGATTAAAGCTGAAGGTAAAGAGCAAGAGTTGTCTTTTGGTGCTGGTGATACTGTAACTATCAACTACCGTATTGTAGAGGGTAGTAAAGAGCGTATCCAGAAGTTCCGTGGGGTTGTTATCCAAGTTAAAGGACAATCTGGACAAGAGATGTTTACTGTTCGTAAAATGTCTGGTAATGTTGGTGTTGAGCGTATCTTCCCAATCAATTCACCTTTCATTGACGAGATCGAAGTTAACCGTCGTGGTAAAGTACGTCGTGCTCGTATCTACTATTTCCGTAATCTTACTGGTAAGAAAGCGAAAATCAAAGAGAGAAAATTTTAA
- a CDS encoding NAD(P)H-dependent oxidoreductase subunit E, translated as MKTIKLSSFAIETVEEACSDFQYREDELINILHRCQHKLGYLPAEVQEIIAQKLQMSVAKVYGVVSFYSFFSMIPQGKHPISICMGTACYVRGAEKLVDEFKRQLRIDVGETTQDGNFSLSCLRCVGACGLAPIVMVGDKVYGRVSVKQVKDIICEYQKSLI; from the coding sequence ATGAAAACAATAAAATTATCCTCTTTTGCGATAGAGACGGTAGAAGAAGCTTGTTCAGATTTTCAATATAGAGAAGATGAGTTGATCAATATACTTCATCGCTGTCAACATAAATTGGGATATCTACCAGCAGAGGTTCAAGAGATAATTGCGCAGAAACTTCAAATGTCGGTGGCAAAGGTGTATGGTGTGGTGAGCTTCTACTCTTTCTTTTCGATGATCCCTCAAGGAAAACATCCGATCTCTATATGTATGGGAACGGCATGTTATGTGAGGGGCGCAGAGAAGTTGGTAGATGAGTTTAAACGACAATTACGTATTGATGTAGGTGAGACCACACAAGATGGCAATTTTTCTTTAAGTTGTCTACGCTGCGTGGGTGCATGCGGCTTAGCTCCGATAGTGATGGTTGGAGATAAAGTGTATGGAAGGGTTTCGGTCAAACAGGTTAAAGATATTATATGTGAATATCAGAAGAGCTTGATTTGA
- a CDS encoding [FeFe] hydrogenase, group A → MKNIQLIIDNKAVEVAEGTTILEAAQKVGIHIPALCHMKMDDINIENRPGGCRICSVEVKGKRNLSPACATKCLDGMEVKTNTIRVIHARRNILELIISDHPYECLTCAKSGQCELQTMAQDLGIREIHFEGEKSTYREDFSKAIIRDMDKCILCRRCITMCSDFQTVHALSAVERGFEAVVSPAFHMDLNESSCTFCGQCVAVCPTGALSEADYSKDVIQALANPEYTVIAQTAPAVRAALGESFGYPVGTSVTGQMVTALKNLGFDYVFDTDFAADMTIMEESAELLERLTRHLEGDKTVKLPILTSCCPAWVRFIEQNFPDMKEIPSTTRSPQQIFGAIAKSYFAEKIGVPREKLIVVSIMPCVAKKYECERDEFKVDGDPDVNFSITTRELARLIKISNIDFKQLEPSEFDQPLGESTGAGLIFGTTGGVIEAATRTAYELQTGKKLENIDFESLRGMDAIRSATVDFDGLPIKIGIAHGLGHARKLLEEIQEGRCHYHAIEIMSCPGGCIGGGGQPFHHNKTSILLERQKAIYSEDKQMKIRKSHENASVMKVYEEFLGHPLSEKAEHLLHTSYFDRSSQITIDDSEM, encoded by the coding sequence ATGAAAAATATACAGTTAATCATAGATAATAAAGCCGTAGAGGTGGCTGAAGGCACAACCATCTTGGAGGCAGCCCAGAAGGTGGGTATCCATATCCCTGCATTGTGCCACATGAAGATGGACGATATCAATATTGAGAACCGACCAGGGGGATGTCGTATATGCTCGGTAGAAGTAAAAGGTAAGCGTAATTTGTCGCCTGCCTGTGCCACCAAGTGTTTGGATGGTATGGAGGTAAAGACCAATACCATTCGTGTGATTCATGCGCGTAGAAATATTTTGGAGCTTATTATCTCGGATCACCCATATGAGTGTCTCACCTGTGCGAAATCGGGACAGTGTGAATTGCAGACGATGGCACAAGATCTTGGTATTCGTGAGATTCACTTTGAGGGAGAGAAATCGACCTATAGAGAAGATTTCTCGAAAGCGATTATCCGTGATATGGATAAATGTATTCTGTGTAGACGTTGTATTACCATGTGTAGTGATTTTCAGACGGTACATGCCCTATCGGCAGTAGAGAGAGGTTTTGAGGCGGTAGTAAGTCCTGCATTTCATATGGATTTGAATGAATCGTCATGTACTTTCTGTGGTCAATGTGTGGCTGTTTGTCCTACGGGAGCATTATCGGAAGCGGACTATTCTAAAGATGTTATACAGGCCTTGGCCAACCCGGAATATACTGTGATTGCACAGACAGCTCCAGCAGTTAGAGCAGCACTAGGAGAGTCTTTTGGTTATCCTGTGGGTACAAGTGTGACTGGACAGATGGTTACAGCGTTGAAGAACCTAGGATTTGATTATGTGTTTGATACTGATTTTGCTGCTGATATGACCATTATGGAGGAGTCGGCAGAGTTATTGGAACGATTAACACGACATCTTGAAGGTGATAAAACAGTTAAGCTTCCTATCTTGACATCATGTTGTCCTGCCTGGGTTCGATTTATTGAGCAGAATTTCCCTGATATGAAGGAGATTCCATCGACCACCCGTTCCCCTCAACAGATCTTCGGTGCGATTGCAAAGAGTTACTTTGCTGAGAAGATTGGTGTTCCAAGAGAAAAGTTGATTGTGGTCTCTATTATGCCTTGTGTGGCAAAGAAATATGAGTGTGAAAGAGATGAGTTTAAGGTGGATGGAGATCCAGATGTTAACTTCTCCATTACGACACGTGAGTTGGCTCGATTGATTAAGATCTCAAATATTGATTTTAAACAGTTAGAACCATCAGAGTTTGATCAACCTCTAGGAGAATCTACTGGTGCGGGATTGATATTTGGAACTACCGGTGGAGTGATTGAAGCTGCAACACGTACAGCCTATGAGTTGCAGACAGGTAAAAAGTTGGAGAATATTGACTTTGAATCATTACGAGGAATGGATGCGATACGTAGTGCAACAGTAGATTTTGATGGGTTGCCTATTAAGATTGGTATTGCCCACGGTTTAGGTCACGCTAGAAAGCTATTAGAAGAGATTCAAGAGGGTCGTTGTCATTATCACGCTATTGAGATTATGTCTTGTCCAGGAGGATGTATTGGAGGTGGAGGACAACCGTTCCATCATAATAAAACATCGATCTTGCTGGAGAGACAAAAGGCCATCTATAGTGAAGATAAGCAGATGAAGATTAGGAAGTCTCATGAGAATGCATCGGTGATGAAGGTGTATGAAGAGTTCTTGGGACATCCTCTGAGTGAAAAAGCGGAGCATTTACTTCATACGAGTTATTTTGATAGATCATCACAGATAACTATTGATGATAGCGAAATGTAA